The stretch of DNA GCAGGCTGATCGTTGCGCTGCTCTCGTCGTGGGCCCGTCCTCCATTTCCCATTCCATCGCTGATCGCCAGAGCAAATTTTCCTGTCCCGATTTCAATAGCAGAAAAGGAGTCCCCTGAAATTAAGCCGCCGCCTTTTGCTGCATGGGCAAGGCCTGTTACAACGCGAAAAGCTTTAGCCGAACGAAACACGCTCCGAACACCCGAGCCATCCTGCTGCTCGTCCACCACAATGATGTATTCGTTCAGCAGGTCAGAAAGAATGGGTGCGATAATTTTCTCGCTCTCTCCGTGCACTTTTGAATGAGGAAGCGTCATCTCAATATCGATCGCACCTTTTTGAACACTAAAAACACTGATATCGGTAATTTCCATTCCAAACGATTCAATGGCTGTTGTGATTTTTTCTTCCTGAGAAATATGTGTTTCTTCCTCTCGTTTCATTTCAGCGGCAAAATCCTGCATCACTTTTGAAACGCCTTCAAGCTGATCAGCGACAATTGTCCGGCTCTCTCTCATTTGCTGCTTCAGCTTTTTGTTTGCCCGGTAATAGGTCAGCTGCGAGCGAATCTCCGCTTCAACCCTGGCTGGACGGAAGCAGTATTGCTCCAGCTCTTTTGCTAAATGAGGAGAAAGCGCGTCAGCCCCTTGATCGGCGTCTTCCAATATATCTTTCATCAGCTTGTACGTTTCATCAAACTGATAGGCCCAGCATTGCTCTTTCTTAAAGCAGGTCTGACATGTTTTCTCTGTGATTCCGCTGAGGAACAGGTCCACTTCCCGTTCAGCGGTTTCGTGAAAATGGCCCGACTGAGAAAAGCTTTTTGAAAGCGCATCAAATAAATCCGAAAACTGTTCCATCCGATTGGCTGTCACATCCCGTACTTTCCGCAGGTAGCGCTGCTGCTCAATCGAATGTTCGGTTGTGCCTGGTATTAATTTTGACAGGTGGTCTGTCCAGGCTTTTGGCGTTAAGAATAACAGGACAGCCGCAATGGCTGATTCGTATAAGGCATCCATATTGGTCAGGCTGCCTTCTCCATAAAAACCAGCAAGGACAGTGGCTGTCATCAAGCCCGCAATCGCACCGCCCCTCCTCCACTCTTTAAACAGCCCCCCGAGCAGACCCGCAAAAGCCAGGATGCTCATTTCATGAAAATCATTTACGCCCGAAAGGCTTAAGACTAGTCCGCTGACCACACCCGCTGCCGATCCAAATGCGGCACCAGATAAAAAAGAAACCACTGTAACTAAATAGCGGGCAGCAATATGATCGGCTTCCAGCCCCCCAACCACCCAGCCAGCCATACCGGTCGCGGCAGAAGCGAAAACAATTAACAAGCTGATCCATTCTTCCGTTTTCAATGTCCGAATTCGTCCGGAGAGGGATAAAAACGGCATACACTGCATAAAGATAAGCGACAGCACAAACGCAAGTGAGGCCTCTACAGCCGCCAGCACCAGATCATATGCAGGCACAAACTGGGATCCGTTTATAATATAAGAAAAAACACTTTTCACAGCGAGTGTTGTAAAAAAAACAAAGAATGGAACAGGTGCTATTTCTCCCTTATGAAGGGATCGAAACACCCGATGAACGATCAGAAAGCAAAATAATAAAGTGAAAGCCACTGATGCTTGAATAGGCGAAATCGTAAGCGCTCCGGCTAGTATAGCTAAAAATACCCGAGGGGCGACTTCTTTCTTCAACATAAAGACGGCCGCAAAAAAGGCAAGCGCGAATGGCGACAGCTGCGAAAGCAGCAGTGCCCGTCCAAACAAAAAGCCGGCCGGCACTAAAATCCAGCCACGATCCAGCAAAACAAAGGCCGTTTTTCCTGCAAACCCTTTTCCCCATCCATGGCCTAGAACCGCTTCTCCTGTCATTCCCAGCTCCGCTCTTTGCACAATACCACTCCCTTTTAATCGTTATCGAGAAGTATAAAAGATTGATTGTCAAAACTTTGTCAAACGAAGGAAATAGGCAAGAAAAATCGTTCGACAAAATTAGAATGAAAAAATTCCGGAAATAGTGTTGACTTTTTTTCGTTCCGCCATTATTATAGATTTTGTGCTGTTACAGACAACCACAACTTGGCGGTGTAGCTCAGCTGGCTAGAGCGTACGGTTCATACCCGTGAGGTCGGGGGTTCGATCCCCTCCGCCGCTATAAAAGAAGAGCTGAAACGATTGTCCAGCTCCAACAGACGTAAGACATCACTGCTTACAGCTTGAGGAGCTGGCCGTTAAAGCCAGACACACTTTATTTCTATAACGGCCCCTTGGTCAAGCGGTTAAGACACCGCCCTTTCACGGCGGTAACACGGGTTCGAATCCCGTAGGGGTCATACAGCAAAAAGATCGGCAGGCAAAAGCTTGCCGGTCTTTTTTTGCTTTTTTTCGGATATTTAAAGAGGATACTATGTCCCCTTTTCTTTACCATCTTTTAAAAAGTGATAGCCAATGCCCGGCTGTTTACCCAGCATAATCGCCGGTCCGTTAAAAGGAAAATCTTTTACTCGGCCCTCCTTAAGCCACAGCGGCGCATCCAGATCGATTTTTTTAATATTTGGATGGGCAGCGGCCAAGTGAGCAGCAGCCATCACGCTAATACTGCTTTCCATCATGCTTCCGATCATACAGGGAACTCCGCCTGCCTGTGCAATGTCTGCAATTTGCAAAGCTCTCACAATGCCTCCTGTTTTCATCAGCTTAATATTCAGCCAATCTACCGCTTTTCTTTGCACGAGCTCCATTGCCTGCTCGGGCGAAAAAACACTTTCATCTGCCATAATCGGCGTTTCAACACGGTCTGTTACATATTTTAAAGCCTCCAGATCTCCCGCTGCTACGGGCTGTTCAACCACTGCAATATTCAGTCCCTCATGCTGCCATCGGTGAATGATGCGCACGGCTTCTTTTTTTGTCCAGCCTTGATTCGCATCTACGCGGATTTCAACGGCTTCTCCAACGGCTTCACGAATAGCCACAATCCTTTTAAGATCTTCGTCTGCACTCAGCCCGGCTTTTACTTTCAATGCAGTAAACCCGTTTTGAACAGCATCGACTGCATCCTTCACCATCATGCTGGTTTGATTGATGCTGATGGTCAGATCGTTTTGAAGGACGTTGGTTTTACCGCCAAACACTTGATAAAGCGGTATGTTCATTCCTTTAGCATAAGCATCAAACAAAGCGATTTCTACAGCTGCTTTGGCACTTGTGTTTCCTACACAGGAAAGCTGAACCGCCTGTGACAGCGCCCTGATATCATTCACTTCCTTGCCTATTAAGAGAGGAGAGATGATCGTTTGAATAGCTGCCTCCATACTTTGAATTGAGTCTCCCGTAATCACCATTGTCGGTGCAGCAGACCCAATGCCTTCTGTCCCATCCTCCAGCAAAAGGCGAACCACTATAAACTCAATGGACGTAACCGTTCTTAATGCCGTAATAAACGGCTTTGTTAATGCCGCAGAACGGCGCTCGACGTATAGATGTTGAATAAGCAAACCGCAATCCCTCTTTTCCCCAATAAAAAATAAAAAAGCCCCGAATTATAGTATTCGGGACTTTAAAAATAAGTGCTTATGCTTAGTACACATTTATTGAGATCGACAGGGAGCAAGCGTTATCCGCGTCTTCCGCCTCTTCCGCCTCGGCGTGAGTCTGTTTGACGCTTCAACGTTGAAATGCGTTCTTCGCTATCTTTCAAGAAACGGGCCATTTTCGATTCAAAGTTCTCGACAGGCGGCTGGCCGCCGCGCGGTCCTTTTTGACGGAAATCACCCTGGCGTTGTGGACGCGGACGATATTGCGTTTGCGGCGGCGGGTTATCTTTTGCTTTACGAATCGATAAGCCGATCTTACCGTCTTTCTCCACATTCAAAACTTTTACTTCCACTTCATCGCCAACAGTTAGATGGTCGTTGATGTCCTTGACGTAATTATCCGCCACTTCACTAATATGAACAAGACCCGTCGAACCTTCCGGCAATTGTACGAATGCGCCAAATTTTGTAATGCCGGTTACTTTACCCTGTAACTTGCTGCCCACTTCGATTGACATAAAAAAATTGTTCCTCCTTAAAATTGTTCGAACTTTACTTATTATTATAGTACGTAAAAAAAGCGTGTCAACATGACATGCTTTCTTTACTATTCTGTATCTTTGGCTTTTTCCTCATCTTCCGGAATATTAAAGAGAATTTCTCCATCTTCTGAATAAAAATATTCTTTCCGAGCAAGCTTCGCAATATACTCATCATCCTGCAGCCGGACCAGCTCTTCCTCCGACTCTTTTTGCTGCTGCTTTAGTTCAGCCAGTGACTGTTTTGCTTTTGCCAGATCTTCCTTCTTCTCATTTAAATTTCCAATTTGTGAGAACAAAGCAGATGACACCGTACCTAAAATGATCAATGCCACTACACCAAAAGCTGCCAGTCTGCGCATTAATTTCTGTTTGTGCTTCATCTTAAACATTGATTTTCTTTCTTCACTTAGGACAAAGGCGTTTTTTAAGGAAGCTACTTTTTCTTTATTGAATCCGCGCATCAATGTTCCTCCGCTTTTATTTTTTCGGACGGCGTATAGCCGTCCATGGCCGCACGATCACTACCTTTACCAACCATGATAATAGAAACTTACTCATTCTGGCAAGAGAAAGGATACATTTTACGGCAAAAAGAAGCGGAGCAACAAGAAAGATACGGATGATTCCTGAAATCATTCGATACAAAAAACGAATCGAGAAAAAAAGACCATCTACGATCGGAAGAAAAAACCGGCGCAGGAATGTGCCATACATCAGGCAGCCGGCCGTCCAAAAAAGGAAAAAAGACGGCCGAACAATACCATCATTTACTTTGTACAGGGAAGTGAACAGCAAGATCGCATACAAAATCCAAAACAATACATCTGTTACAAATACTAGACCGGTTTTTTTAGGACGAATACGGCGGTAGCATTCAAGCAGCAGCCCAAAACAAATGCCCATGCTGACCATCGCGAGAGCTGTATCAAATTGTACGTGAATATTCATGTCGACCGTCTAAAAAATGATTTGCCCATACCGCCTTCCACATACATAAAAGCAGTAATGCGCCCTTCAATGGCTGCTGATTTATTCACTGTGTCAAAATATTTCATTTTTAAACCAGTGCCGCGGATCTTCAGCTTTCCCATAATGGTCTCAAGCAGAAATTCTGTGCTGTCAAATCGCTCCACCTGAATGACGCCTGTCATCTCAATCATTTTACGCCCGTCCATTTTTACGGTATGGCCTTGTTTCATATCCATTGCATCCATCCCCTTTATGGACATCCTATGCACAGCAAGGGGCTTTCATGAAAAAAACACCCGCCTGAAACGGGTGCTTTTTCTTATTCGCCAATGTGTTCTTCTTTTAATACGGTGTACATGCCGGCTGCTTCTTCTTTTTTCGTTGTATCGAGCAGCTTTTCGATTTTTACAGTCATGACACGGCGGCCGAGCCGGACTGTCAGCTCATCTCCCACTTTTACGTTGGAACTTGCTTTTCCTTCCGTGCCGTTAATGAGAATGCGCCCCTGGTCAGCTACTTCTTTTGCCAGTGTGCGCCGTTTAATAATGCGGGATACTTTTAAAAATTTATCAAGCCTCATGCTCGTTCCTCTCCTTTGGCCAAATCCCAAAATTCATCTAATTCTTTTAAGGTAAAATCAGAAAATGGACGTCCGCTTTCTTTCACCCTATCTTCCACAAACCCGAAGCGGCGCCGGAATTTACGGTTAACCGCTTGAAGGGCTTCTTCCGGATGAATATCCCAAAACCGCGCTGCGTTGATCAACGTGAATAAAACATCGCCAAATTCTTCCCGAAGCCGGTCTGGATGACCTGTTTCGGTTTCTACTAAAAATTCAGCCCATTCTTCTTTTACTTTTTCAATGACGCCTTCTGCGTCCGGCCAGTCAAAGCCTGTTTTCGCCGCTTTTTTCTGAAGATCATATGCTTCCATCAACGCCGGCTGCCCTTTTGGAATGCCGTCCAGGATCCGTTCTTCTTTGTTTCCTTTTTCAGCGGCTTTGATTTCCTGCCAGTTTACTTTGACTTCTTCAGCCGTTTCAGCTGTTGCATCACCAAACACGTGAGGGTGCCGGCGAATCATTTTGGCAGATGTGGAGGCAATCACGTCTTCAATCGTAAACATGCCTTCGTCTTCCCCGATTTGTGCATGAAGAAGCACTTGAAGCAGAACATCACCGAGCTCAGCTGCCATTTCTTCATCATCTTCGTTGTCGATTGCCTCAAACAATTCATATGTTTCCTCAAGCAGGTACTTTTTCAGCGAAGCATGTGTCTGTTTGATATCCCAAGGGCATCCGCCTTCTGGGTCCCGGAGGCGCGCAATAATCCCGCGCAGGACAGAAAATTCCCGGTACGTATCTTCTTCTCTTTGGACAGGCGGCACATAAACGCTCGTCAGGTTATTTAGTTCCATACCGTGATCCAGCTCATAAAGCGGCACTTTGCGCACCGTTTCCTGCTCGCTTCCCGCCGCTGTCACGACCGTTACTTCATGCTCATCCGGATACTTCTCCATCAGTGTCAGCTTCACATCAGAGGCAACAAAAGCGTCGTATACCTGGGCAATAATCAAGTGGCCAGCAATTCGGATGTCGTCACGGTTTAGAGCCGTCCCATCGAGCAGCTGAAAGCCGTCTGCTGGATCAATTCCAACGCTTGTAAATAAAGCATCGAGAAAGCTCTGTCCTCCCCCAATCACGACCTCTGCTTCACCTTTCTGCTTTCGTTCTAATAAAAGCTGCACCGTTCTTTCCGCAGCCATTGGGTGACCCGGAACTGCATAAAGGACGGGTCCCTGCTCTGCTTTTTGAAGCAGTGCTGCTACGATTTCATCGTATACTTCTTCAAACCGGCCGTGCTTTTCATAAATGGCATCAAAGCTTTCAAAGCGGACTCCTTCTTTCTCTAACGCTGCTACGGCCGGGTGCTCCTTCGTTCGCAGCCAAACGACCTCTGCTTCTTTAAGAAGCCGGTAAACGCCAAGCGGCATCTGGTTCAAATCCGCCGCGCCAAGACCGACAATCGTAATTTGGTTCGTCACTGTCTATCACTTCCTTCTTATCCGCATTCCTGCTCGTTTGATCCATTTTTCGCCGAACGGCAGGATACGCAAATCGTCATCATTCCATATTCTCCATTTTACCATGAAAACCAAAAACAAACAGGCGCCGAGCAGTGCTCCGCTTACAGCCGCCACGCCACTCCAGAGTCTTCCTGATTCGGGCGTAACCATGCCATGTACAAAAAGAAAAACAAGACCTGCCATTAAAGAAGCTGCTGCTGTGGTTTTCCACATAAATACGAAAGGTAAAAACGGCTCACGCTTTCTTTTCCACATGATGATTAAAAAGCAAACACCGGCTAAAAGTGAGCCTACTGTCGCAAAGGCTGCACCGTAAAGGCCACAGAGCGGAATCAACAGCGCATTGCCCCCCCACTTCACGACCACAGTTAACACCGTTCCAGCGGCCGGCACCCAGTCATTTCCCTTCCCTTGGAAAACGGCGTTCATCGTTGCCATAATCGAATAAAAAAAGATCGATAAACCGAAAACGGCCAGAAAGCCTGATCCATCAGCCGTTTTAAACAGCATCACATTAAGAGGAACCATAACAGCCGCTAAGCCAGCTGAAGCAGCCAGCCCCAGCGCAAAACTCACCCGAAGTGCCAGCTGGCTGAAAGAAGCCTCCGCTTGTTTGTTTTGCTCCTTACGCGCTCTTGAAATAAGCGGCACAATCGTAAGAGAAATAGAAACAGCCGCGGTTACACCGAGCTGAAGCATAGGCTGGCCGCGGTCAAAAATACCTTTCCACGCTTTAGCGCTTGTTTCTATCATGTCAGCGGCAAGAAGACCGCTGTATACTTGAAACGAGTCGGCCAGCTGAAGCAGAACGAGCGTTAGGGCAGACACACAAACAGCCGTCCCATGCAGTGCCACTTGAACAGCCGTCCGGCGGTCAAACAAAAATAAAATCGCCTGCCGACCCGTTCTGCTGTGTTTCCACAATACAATGGCAGAAGCGGCCATTCCTAAAAGCGATGCAAAAACGGCACCAAGACCCGCATCATAAAGCGACCTGCCTGAAAAAACAATAAAAAAAGAAAAGAACAAAATTCCTGCAACCCGTACCGACTGTTCAATCATTTGAGAAGAAGCGGTCGGCACCATGTTCCCCACTCCCTGGAATGCACCCCGCCGAACCGCAATATACGGAACAA from Domibacillus sp. DTU_2020_1001157_1_SI_ALB_TIR_016 encodes:
- a CDS encoding RNA-binding S4 domain-containing protein — protein: MRLDKFLKVSRIIKRRTLAKEVADQGRILINGTEGKASSNVKVGDELTVRLGRRVMTVKIEKLLDTTKKEEAAGMYTVLKEEHIGE
- the spoIIE gene encoding stage II sporulation protein E, producing MQRAELGMTGEAVLGHGWGKGFAGKTAFVLLDRGWILVPAGFLFGRALLLSQLSPFALAFFAAVFMLKKEVAPRVFLAILAGALTISPIQASVAFTLLFCFLIVHRVFRSLHKGEIAPVPFFVFFTTLAVKSVFSYIINGSQFVPAYDLVLAAVEASLAFVLSLIFMQCMPFLSLSGRIRTLKTEEWISLLIVFASAATGMAGWVVGGLEADHIAARYLVTVVSFLSGAAFGSAAGVVSGLVLSLSGVNDFHEMSILAFAGLLGGLFKEWRRGGAIAGLMTATVLAGFYGEGSLTNMDALYESAIAAVLLFLTPKAWTDHLSKLIPGTTEHSIEQQRYLRKVRDVTANRMEQFSDLFDALSKSFSQSGHFHETAEREVDLFLSGITEKTCQTCFKKEQCWAYQFDETYKLMKDILEDADQGADALSPHLAKELEQYCFRPARVEAEIRSQLTYYRANKKLKQQMRESRTIVADQLEGVSKVMQDFAAEMKREEETHISQEEKITTAIESFGMEITDISVFSVQKGAIDIEMTLPHSKVHGESEKIIAPILSDLLNEYIIVVDEQQDGSGVRSVFRSAKAFRVVTGLAHAAKGGGLISGDSFSAIEIGTGKFALAISDGMGNGGRAHDESSATISLLKQILQSGIEETVAVKSINSILSLRTNDEVFSTLDLAIIDLQDARTVFLKVGSSPSFIKRGSQVIKVEAGNVPIGILQQLEVETVHEQLKSGDLLITMSDGVFEGPEFIENADVWMKRKIKSIETNDPQAFADLLMDEVMRAQSNEIRDDMTLCVARVEHNVPEWAAIPIYDIEPSAKTKKRSARRRAV
- a CDS encoding FtsB family cell division protein, which encodes MRGFNKEKVASLKNAFVLSEERKSMFKMKHKQKLMRRLAAFGVVALIILGTVSSALFSQIGNLNEKKEDLAKAKQSLAELKQQQKESEEELVRLQDDEYIAKLARKEYFYSEDGEILFNIPEDEEKAKDTE
- a CDS encoding YabP/YqfC family sporulation protein; its protein translation is MDMKQGHTVKMDGRKMIEMTGVIQVERFDSTEFLLETIMGKLKIRGTGLKMKYFDTVNKSAAIEGRITAFMYVEGGMGKSFFRRST
- the yabQ gene encoding spore cortex biosynthesis protein YabQ, with the translated sequence MNIHVQFDTALAMVSMGICFGLLLECYRRIRPKKTGLVFVTDVLFWILYAILLFTSLYKVNDGIVRPSFFLFWTAGCLMYGTFLRRFFLPIVDGLFFSIRFLYRMISGIIRIFLVAPLLFAVKCILSLARMSKFLLSWLVKVVIVRPWTAIRRPKK
- a CDS encoding polysaccharide biosynthesis protein encodes the protein MNWEKSFLKGAFLLTAAALFVKVLSAVYRVPFQNIVGDTGFYIYQQVYPFYGIAAGLAVSGFPVVLSRLTSSTDERRERVIVHTAFITIGAMGFAAFLLLFLGAGWIAQAMADEALKPLIQCSALFFLVVPYIAVRRGAFQGVGNMVPTASSQMIEQSVRVAGILFFSFFIVFSGRSLYDAGLGAVFASLLGMAASAIVLWKHSRTGRQAILFLFDRRTAVQVALHGTAVCVSALTLVLLQLADSFQVYSGLLAADMIETSAKAWKGIFDRGQPMLQLGVTAAVSISLTIVPLISRARKEQNKQAEASFSQLALRVSFALGLAASAGLAAVMVPLNVMLFKTADGSGFLAVFGLSIFFYSIMATMNAVFQGKGNDWVPAAGTVLTVVVKWGGNALLIPLCGLYGAAFATVGSLLAGVCFLIIMWKRKREPFLPFVFMWKTTAAASLMAGLVFLFVHGMVTPESGRLWSGVAAVSGALLGACLFLVFMVKWRIWNDDDLRILPFGEKWIKRAGMRIRRK
- the mazG gene encoding nucleoside triphosphate pyrophosphohydrolase, whose protein sequence is MTNQITIVGLGAADLNQMPLGVYRLLKEAEVVWLRTKEHPAVAALEKEGVRFESFDAIYEKHGRFEEVYDEIVAALLQKAEQGPVLYAVPGHPMAAERTVQLLLERKQKGEAEVVIGGGQSFLDALFTSVGIDPADGFQLLDGTALNRDDIRIAGHLIIAQVYDAFVASDVKLTLMEKYPDEHEVTVVTAAGSEQETVRKVPLYELDHGMELNNLTSVYVPPVQREEDTYREFSVLRGIIARLRDPEGGCPWDIKQTHASLKKYLLEETYELFEAIDNEDDEEMAAELGDVLLQVLLHAQIGEDEGMFTIEDVIASTSAKMIRRHPHVFGDATAETAEEVKVNWQEIKAAEKGNKEERILDGIPKGQPALMEAYDLQKKAAKTGFDWPDAEGVIEKVKEEWAEFLVETETGHPDRLREEFGDVLFTLINAARFWDIHPEEALQAVNRKFRRRFGFVEDRVKESGRPFSDFTLKELDEFWDLAKGEERA
- a CDS encoding S1 domain-containing RNA-binding protein, with amino-acid sequence MSIEVGSKLQGKVTGITKFGAFVQLPEGSTGLVHISEVADNYVKDINDHLTVGDEVEVKVLNVEKDGKIGLSIRKAKDNPPPQTQYRPRPQRQGDFRQKGPRGGQPPVENFESKMARFLKDSEERISTLKRQTDSRRGGRGGRRG
- a CDS encoding dipeptide epimerase, which translates into the protein MLIQHLYVERRSAALTKPFITALRTVTSIEFIVVRLLLEDGTEGIGSAAPTMVITGDSIQSMEAAIQTIISPLLIGKEVNDIRALSQAVQLSCVGNTSAKAAVEIALFDAYAKGMNIPLYQVFGGKTNVLQNDLTISINQTSMMVKDAVDAVQNGFTALKVKAGLSADEDLKRIVAIREAVGEAVEIRVDANQGWTKKEAVRIIHRWQHEGLNIAVVEQPVAAGDLEALKYVTDRVETPIMADESVFSPEQAMELVQRKAVDWLNIKLMKTGGIVRALQIADIAQAGGVPCMIGSMMESSISVMAAAHLAAAHPNIKKIDLDAPLWLKEGRVKDFPFNGPAIMLGKQPGIGYHFLKDGKEKGT